Proteins from a single region of Oncorhynchus nerka isolate Pitt River linkage group LG18, Oner_Uvic_2.0, whole genome shotgun sequence:
- the LOC115145819 gene encoding small ribosomal subunit protein eS6, with protein sequence MKLNISFPATGCQKLIEVDDERKLRTFYEKRMATEVAADPLGDEWKGYMVRISGGNDKQGFPMKQGVLTHGRVRLLLAKGHSCYRPRRTGERKRKSVRGCIVDANLSVLNLVIIKKGEKDIPGLTDSTVPRRLGPKRASKIRKLFNLAKEDDVRQYVVRRPLTKEGKKPRTKAPRIQRLVTPRVLQHKRRRIALKKQRTQKNKEEASEYAKLLAKRMKEAKEKRQEQIAKRRRLSSLRASTSKSESSQK encoded by the exons ATGAAG cTGAATATCTCGTTTCCTGCCACTGGCTGTCAGAAGCTCATTGAAGTTGATGATGAGCGCAAGCTGCGAACCTTCTATGAGAAGCGTATGGCAACAGAGGTGGCTGCTGATCCCCTGGGAGATGAGTGGAAG GGCTACATGGTGCGCATCAGCGGAGGTAATGACAAGCAGGGCTTCCCCATGAAGCAGGGTGTGCTGACCCACGGCCGTGTGCGCTTGTTGCTTGCCAAGGGCCATTCCTGTTACCGCCCCCGTAGGACAGGAGAGCGCAAACGCAAGTCTGTCCGTGGCTGCATCGTTGATGCCAACCTCAGTGTGCTGAACTTGGTTATCATCAAGAAAG GCGAGAAGGACATCCCCGGCCTGACCGACAGCACCGTGCCCCGCCGCTTGGGACCCAAGAGGGCCAGCAAGATCCGCAAGCTCTTCAACCTGGCCAAGGAGGACGATGTCAGGCAGTACGTTGTGAGGAGACCACTGACTAAAGAAG GTAAGAAGCCCAGGACCAAGGCTCCCAGGATTCAGAGGTTGGTGACACCCCGTGTGCTCCAGCACAAGCGCCGCCGCATTGCCCTGAAGAAACAGCGCACCCAGAAGAACAAGGAGGAGGCTTCCGAATACGCCAAGCTGCTGGCCAAGAGGATGAAG GAGGCTAAGGAGAAGCGCCAGGAACAAATCGCCAAAAGGCGCCGTCTCTCCTCCCTTAGGGCCTCCACATCCAAATCTGAGTCCAGCCAGAAGTGA